A single window of Thalassomonas viridans DNA harbors:
- a CDS encoding TetR/AcrR family transcriptional regulator, producing the protein MSSAKSQDGNIRQKNKALIIAAAKKEFVTYGFKGASIKRIAERANIPRTNIHYYYKNKIDLYQQLLNDILETWNQRFDTLTAEDNAKEALTAYIRAKVMYSKTDPDASRIFASEIIHGAPHLKPYLAKEFKDWVQGKTAVIQSWIDQGQINPVNPYHLLFLIWGASQHYADFNVQVLSAMDKTEMSNDDYEDVATSLTSIILSGCGIK; encoded by the coding sequence TTGTCATCAGCCAAATCACAAGACGGTAATATCAGGCAAAAAAATAAAGCCCTGATCATTGCCGCGGCAAAAAAAGAATTTGTTACTTACGGGTTTAAAGGGGCGTCGATTAAGCGTATTGCCGAGCGTGCCAATATCCCCAGGACCAACATCCATTATTATTACAAAAACAAAATCGACCTTTACCAGCAGCTGCTCAACGATATCCTGGAAACCTGGAACCAGAGGTTTGATACCCTGACGGCAGAGGATAATGCCAAAGAAGCGTTAACCGCCTATATCCGCGCCAAAGTCATGTATTCCAAAACCGATCCCGACGCCTCGCGTATTTTTGCCAGCGAAATTATTCACGGTGCTCCCCATTTAAAGCCTTATCTGGCGAAAGAATTTAAAGACTGGGTGCAGGGAAAAACCGCAGTGATCCAGTCCTGGATAGATCAGGGGCAGATCAATCCCGTCAACCCCTATCATTTGCTCTTTTTGATCTGGGGCGCAAGCCAGCATTACGCCGATTTTAATGTCCAGGTTTTATCCGCCATGGACAAAACAGAAATGTCCAATGACGATTACGAAGATGTGGCAACCTCGCTGACTTCGATTATCTTAAGCGGCTGCGGCATAAAATAA
- a CDS encoding malate synthase G, whose product MQTNTDERVIKHGYKIHRQLFRLVEQEILPGLDIDAAAFWQSFSDILSDFIPENRQLLEKRASLQQQIDGWHRNNPDFDAGAYRAFLTDIGYIVPQGEDFSITTANVDAEVATIAGPQLVVPLMNARYALNAANARWGSLYDALYGTDVIDESDGAERSGGYNARRGEKVIAFAREFLDKTLPLVSGSHKETQSYYIENQRLVAVLANGEHTHLADENRFVGYKGELAKPASVLCQNHGLHIELQFDDQHVIGKTDNAGIKDIILESALSTIQDCEDSIAAVDGEDKTAVYRNWLGLMRGNLSETLEKNGRKLTRTLNADRHYLDARGNELVLPGRSLQFIRNVGHLMTTDAILTADDREVPEGLVDAMITSLISLHDLKGNSAYKNSRHGSIYIVKPKMHGPEEVAFTCRLFSRVEQALGLEENTIKVGIMDEERRTSVNLKECIRAAKHRVAFINTGFLDRTGDEIHTSMLAGPMVRKELMKDEKWISAYEGRNVRIGLAAGLKGKAQIGKGMWAVPDQMADMLKSKIGHPLSGANCAWVPSPAAATLHVMHYHQVNVAGVQEQLLQEKATDDLPDLLTLPLLANPESLTAAEIQAELDNNVQGLLGYVVRWVDQGIGCSKVPDIDDVGRMEDRATLRISSQHICNWLEHNILDEAQVMASLKRMAKVVDEQNAGDAAYTNMAPDFDSSIAFQAACDLIFKGKEQPSGYTEPLLHQSRQAVKAAT is encoded by the coding sequence ATGCAAACCAATACAGACGAGCGTGTTATCAAACACGGTTATAAAATCCACCGGCAGTTATTCCGCTTGGTTGAACAGGAGATACTGCCGGGCCTGGATATAGACGCAGCAGCTTTCTGGCAGTCATTCAGTGATATTTTGTCGGATTTTATTCCCGAAAACCGCCAATTGCTGGAAAAAAGAGCCAGTTTGCAACAGCAAATAGATGGCTGGCACCGCAATAACCCGGACTTTGATGCCGGCGCCTACCGGGCATTTTTAACGGATATAGGTTATATAGTGCCACAAGGGGAAGACTTCAGCATCACCACGGCAAATGTTGACGCTGAAGTTGCCACCATAGCCGGCCCCCAGCTGGTGGTGCCGCTAATGAATGCCCGCTATGCCCTTAATGCCGCCAATGCCCGTTGGGGCAGTTTATACGATGCCCTTTACGGCACCGACGTTATTGACGAGTCGGACGGGGCTGAGCGCAGCGGCGGTTACAATGCCCGCCGCGGCGAGAAAGTTATCGCCTTTGCCCGGGAGTTTCTCGATAAAACCTTGCCCCTGGTCAGCGGCAGCCATAAAGAAACCCAGAGCTATTATATAGAAAACCAGCGTTTAGTGGCGGTGCTGGCAAATGGCGAGCATACCCATCTGGCGGATGAAAACCGGTTTGTCGGTTACAAGGGGGAGCTGGCCAAACCCGCATCGGTTTTATGCCAAAACCACGGCCTGCATATAGAGCTCCAGTTTGATGACCAGCATGTGATCGGCAAAACCGATAATGCCGGGATTAAAGACATTATCCTGGAGTCGGCGTTAAGTACGATACAGGATTGTGAAGATTCCATTGCCGCCGTCGACGGGGAAGATAAAACCGCCGTTTACCGCAACTGGCTGGGACTGATGCGGGGCAATTTAAGCGAAACCCTGGAAAAAAACGGCCGTAAGCTGACCAGAACGTTAAACGCCGATCGCCATTACCTGGATGCCCGGGGCAATGAGCTGGTATTGCCGGGGCGCAGCTTGCAGTTTATCCGTAATGTCGGCCATTTGATGACCACAGACGCCATACTGACAGCGGATGACAGGGAAGTGCCGGAAGGCCTGGTGGACGCTATGATCACCAGTTTGATTTCCCTGCATGATCTTAAAGGCAACTCAGCGTATAAAAACTCCCGCCACGGCAGCATTTATATCGTTAAACCTAAGATGCACGGCCCGGAAGAAGTGGCCTTTACCTGCCGGTTATTTTCCCGTGTTGAACAGGCCCTCGGCCTTGAGGAAAACACCATTAAAGTGGGGATCATGGATGAAGAGCGGCGCACCTCGGTGAATTTAAAGGAATGTATCCGCGCGGCAAAACACAGGGTAGCGTTTATCAATACCGGGTTCTTAGACAGAACCGGCGATGAGATTCATACCAGCATGCTGGCAGGCCCTATGGTGCGTAAAGAGCTGATGAAAGATGAAAAATGGATTTCAGCTTACGAAGGGCGCAATGTCCGTATTGGCCTGGCGGCCGGGCTTAAGGGCAAGGCGCAAATCGGCAAGGGCATGTGGGCGGTGCCGGATCAGATGGCGGATATGCTGAAAAGCAAAATCGGTCATCCGCTTTCCGGGGCAAACTGTGCCTGGGTGCCGTCACCGGCCGCGGCGACCCTGCATGTGATGCATTATCATCAGGTTAATGTGGCCGGGGTGCAGGAGCAATTGCTGCAAGAAAAGGCAACTGACGATCTACCGGATTTGCTGACCCTGCCGTTACTGGCCAATCCGGAAAGTTTAACCGCAGCAGAAATTCAGGCAGAGCTGGACAACAATGTCCAGGGCTTGCTCGGTTATGTGGTGCGCTGGGTGGATCAGGGCATAGGCTGCTCGAAAGTACCGGATATTGACGATGTCGGGCGCATGGAAGATCGCGCGACCCTGAGGATTTCCAGCCAGCATATCTGCAACTGGCTGGAGCATAATATCCTGGATGAAGCGCAGGTTATGGCATCGCTTAAGCGTATGGCCAAAGTGGTGGATGAGCAAAATGCCGGCGATGCGGCTTACACAAACATGGCGCCGGATTTTGACAGCAGCATTGCTTTTCAGGCGGCCTGTGATTTGATCTTTAAAGGTAAGGAGCAGCCCAGCGGTTATACTGAGCCTTTGTTGCATCAGAGCAGGCAAGCGGTTAAAGCCGCAACTTAG
- a CDS encoding urate hydroxylase PuuD, which produces MDPYITEWLNLILRFAHLITGIAWIGASFYFVWLDNHLEKPPAWKEEKGIKGDLWAIHGGGFYEVAKYKLAPPQMPQTLHWFKWEAYTTWITGFLLLSLMFYVGAESYLIDKRVADLTQMQAVAIGLGSIIVGVGCYEILVRTRLREHGLLLGILLLILATALSYGLTQVFSARGAYIHMGAIIGTIMAGNVFFGIMPSQRALVKAVEEGTSPDPAYGLNAKVRSTHNTYTTLPILFMMISNHYPITYNHEYNWLILVAVIVITAVIRQFFVLRHFGTNKPALLAGAAVAVVVLAYLIAPKNLEPSAAQMQQAVNINKVNTIIQERCVSCHSATPSDDVFKAAPAGVMFDDLAAIQQWAPRIKARTIDAPDMPFMNKTQMTQDEREYLALWIAKGAPIKE; this is translated from the coding sequence ATGGATCCGTATATTACTGAATGGCTCAACCTCATCCTGCGCTTTGCCCATTTAATCACGGGTATCGCCTGGATCGGGGCATCGTTTTATTTTGTCTGGCTGGACAACCACCTGGAAAAGCCGCCGGCGTGGAAAGAAGAAAAAGGCATCAAGGGGGACCTGTGGGCCATACACGGCGGCGGTTTTTATGAAGTGGCCAAGTATAAGCTGGCGCCGCCGCAAATGCCGCAAACCCTGCACTGGTTTAAATGGGAAGCCTATACCACCTGGATCACAGGTTTCCTGCTGTTATCCCTGATGTTTTATGTCGGCGCCGAGTCTTATCTTATTGATAAGCGGGTGGCGGATCTGACGCAGATGCAGGCGGTTGCCATCGGCCTGGGTTCTATCATAGTCGGTGTCGGCTGTTATGAAATCCTGGTGCGTACCAGGTTGCGCGAGCACGGCCTCTTGCTCGGTATCTTGTTGCTGATACTGGCCACGGCCCTGTCCTATGGCCTAACCCAAGTGTTTAGCGCCCGTGGCGCTTATATCCATATGGGAGCCATTATCGGCACTATAATGGCGGGCAATGTTTTCTTTGGCATTATGCCGTCGCAGCGGGCGCTGGTAAAAGCGGTGGAAGAGGGCACCAGCCCGGATCCTGCCTATGGCCTTAATGCCAAGGTACGCTCTACCCATAATACCTACACTACCTTGCCGATCTTATTTATGATGATCAGCAACCATTATCCCATTACCTATAATCATGAATATAACTGGCTGATTCTGGTTGCCGTGATAGTGATCACCGCTGTGATCCGCCAGTTCTTTGTGTTACGTCATTTCGGCACCAACAAACCGGCACTGTTGGCCGGGGCGGCAGTGGCTGTTGTTGTACTGGCTTATTTAATCGCCCCGAAAAACCTTGAGCCGAGTGCGGCGCAAATGCAGCAGGCGGTTAATATTAACAAGGTCAATACCATAATACAGGAGCGCTGCGTTTCCTGTCATAGCGCCACCCCCAGCGATGATGTCTTTAAAGCGGCTCCGGCAGGGGTGATGTTTGACGACCTGGCGGCGATTCAGCAATGGGCGCCGCGCATCAAGGCACGCACCATAGATGCGCCGGATATGCCCTTTATGAATAAAACGCAGATGACCCAGGATGAACGCGAATACCTGGCGTTGTGGATAGCCAAAGGCGCGCCCATCAAGGAATAG